The following proteins are encoded in a genomic region of Chiroxiphia lanceolata isolate bChiLan1 chromosome 18, bChiLan1.pri, whole genome shotgun sequence:
- the TMEM132C gene encoding transmembrane protein 132C isoform X2 codes for MKGKVNALVNFTYQYLSAPLQITVWVPRLPLQIDISDTELSQIKGWRVPVVSNKRPTRDSDDEDEDERKGRGCTLQYQHAMVRVLTQFVAEDSSPWGQLSYLLGSDWQFDITDLVVDFMKLEDPHIAKLQEGRILIGREVGMTTMQVLSPLSDSILAEKTVTVLDDKVTITDLGVQLVSGLSLFLQPSATSSRAIVATTVAQELLHTPKQEAVVSTWIQFSDSSVTPLDIYDPKDFSLSAVSLDEGVVSTHHSAAFRWPVVAAEGEGQGTLIKVDMMISEACQKSKRKSVLAVGSGNIKVKFGQNDADSDAGGDYDADEIENHASDRRHKASEQERYGQDGRYYGGSSAEREEGPVRKASTTAKSILKNKVLKNNRPDGGKLSDDSQLQNIPIDFTNFPAQVDLPKGSAGVEDSDLVQTPRGLSDLEIGMYALLGVFCLAILVFLINCATFALKYRHKQVLVEGQTTMTHSHDWVWLGNEAELLENTADASPQQDEHTTIIDRGSGSEESNQLLNGSAQKNIQGQVHRCADSGGKPGKEQKSEGLHSPTSKRKRVKFTTFTTIPPDDGCPTVNSILSSNDDDIKWVCQDMDLGDSKEIRNYMEKFKDKV; via the exons atgaaaggcaaGGTGAATGCACTTGTGAACTTCACCTACCAGTATCTGAGCGCTCCTCTGCAGATCACGGTCTGGGTTCCACGCCTGCCCCTTCAGATTGACATTTCAGACACAGAACTGAGCCAGATCAAAGGCTGGAGAGTCCCAGTTGTTTCCAACAAAAG GCCCACCAGGGACAGTGATGATGAGGACGAAGACGAGCGGAAGGGAAGGGGGTGCACCCTGCAGTACCAGCACGCCATGGTGCGGGTCCTCACCCAGTTCGTGGCTGAGGATTCCAGCCCCTGGGGCCAGCTGAGCTACCTGCTGGGCTCAGACTGGCAGTTTGACATCACAGACCTGGTGGTGGATTTTATGAAGCTGGAGGATCCTCACATTGCCaagctgcaggagggcaggatCTTGATTGGAAGGGAAGTAGGAATGACGACGATGCAG GTTTTGTCTCCTCTGTCTGACTCCATCCTGGCAGAGAAGACAGTGACTGTGCTGGATGACAAAGTGACCATAACAGACCTTGGGGTGCAGCTGGTGTCTGGGCTTTCACTGTTCCTCCAGCCAAGTGCTACCAGCAGTCGGGCTATTGTGGCTACAACTGTTGCCCAAGAGTTACTTCACACTCCTAAGCAG GAAGCTGTAGTGAGCACCTGGATCCAGTTCAGTGACAGCTCTGTCACTCCCCTGGACATTTATGACCCCAAGGACTTCTCCCTCTCTGCCGTGTCGCTGGATGAAGGCGTCGTCTCCACCCACCACAGCGCTGCCTTCAGGTGGCCGGTTGTGGCAGCGGAGGGTGAAGGCCAGGGCACATTAATCAAGGTGGACATGATGATCTCTGAAGCCTGCCAGAAGTCCAAGAGGAAGAGCGTCCTGGCTGTGGGGAGTGGCAACATCAAGGTGAAGTTTGGCCAGAACGACGCAGACTCTGATGCAG GTGGGGATTACGACGCCGACGAGATCGAGAACCACGCGAGCGACCGGCGGCACAAGGCGTCGGAGCAGGAGCGCTACGGCCAGGACGGGCGGTACTACGGCGGCTCCTCGGCGGAGAGGGAGGAGGGCCCCGTCAGGAAAGCCAGCACCACGGCAAAATCCATCCTGAAGAACAAGGTCCTCAAAAACAACAGGCCGGACGGCGGCAAACTCTCGGACGACAGCCAGCTGCAGAACATTCCCATAGACTTCACCAACTTCCCTGCTCAAGTGGACCTCCCCAAGGGCAGTGCGGGTGTAGAGGACAGCGACCTGGTGCAGACACCCAGGGGCCTTAGTGATCTGGAGATCGGGATGTACGCGCTGCTGGGGGTCTTCTGCCTGGCAATTCTAGTCTTCCTAATAAACTGTGCAACATTTGCACTGAAGTACCGCCACAAGCAGGTCCTGGTGGAAGGACAGACCACCATGACCCATTCCCATGACTGGGTGTGGCTGGGGAACGAGGCGGAACTGCTGGAGAACACGGCAGATGCGTCGCCTCAGCAGGACGAGCACACGACCATTATTGACCGGGGCTCGGGCAGCGAGGAGAGCAACCAGCTCCTCAATGGCAGTGCTCAGAAGAACATCCAGGGCCAGGTCCACAGGTGTGCAGACTCGGGGGGCAAGCCGGGGAAGGAACAGAAATCGGAAGGTTTACATTCGCCGACGTCCAAACGGAAGCGGGTAAAATTCACCACGTTCACAACCATCCCGCCCGACGACGGCTGTCCCACTGTCAACTCAATCCTGAGTAGCAATGACGATGACATTAAGTGGGTGTGCCAGGATATGGACCTGGGGGACTCCAAAGAGATACGAAACTACATGGAGAAGTTCAAAGACAAAGTGTAG